Proteins encoded in a region of the Triplophysa dalaica isolate WHDGS20190420 chromosome 10, ASM1584641v1, whole genome shotgun sequence genome:
- the LOC130429978 gene encoding uncharacterized protein LOC130429978, which yields MFTVVFICLCSWSLEGVFGSEFVSVSVMEGDSVLLSVNITEAQRRDGIMWTFGSIPIAKLKPDNKYIYYNGTDGMFKDRRKLNETGSLIITDIRIKHSGLYYISTTSEEKPFKKFDITVYTHLAAPIISRDLSQNSSSSNCSVLCSVMNVTHDVSLSWYKGKSLLSSISVYDLNIRLSLPLEVENEDNNTYSCVIDNHITNHTKHLNIDHVCHTCSEFSCCCGFTKAVIRLVISALVVVATAAVLVYDIRSGAVLDPI from the exons ATGTTTACTGTGGTTTTCATCTGTTTGTGCTCGTGGAGTCTGGAGG gtgtgtttggttcTGAGTTCGTCTCTGTGTctgtgatggagggagattctgtccttctgtctgtgAATATTACTGAAGCACAGAGACGTGATGGAATCATGTGGACATTTGGTTCAATTCCTATAGCTAAACTCAAGCctgataataaatatatatattataatggcACTGATGGGATGTTCAAAGACAGACGGAAGCTGAATGAGAcgggatctctcatcatcacagacatcagaatcaaacactctggactttattatatctccaCAACCAGCGAAGAGAAGCCATTCAAGAAATTTGACATTACTGTCTATA CTCATCTGGCTGCTCCCATCATCAGCAGAGACCTTTCACAAAACTCTTCATCATCAAattgttctgtgttgtgttcagtgatgaatgtgacacatgatgtgagtctctcctggtacaaaggaaagagtttattgtccagtaTCAGTGTGtatgatctcaacatcagactctctctacctctggaggtggaaaaTGAAGACAACAACACATACAGCTGTGTCATCGACAATCAcatcacaaaccacacaaaACATCTCAACATCGATCATGTCTGTCACACGTGTTCAG AATTCTCCTGCTGTTGTGGTTTTACTAAAGCTGTGATCCGTTTGGTCATCTCTGCTCTGGTTGTCGTGGCTACTGCTGCTGTTCTGGTTTATGATATTAGATCAGGGGCGGTTCTAGACCCTATTTAG